The DNA sequence CTACCCGCGCCACCCGTGGCCGGAGGACCCGGCGGTCGCCGAGCCGACCCGGCGGACCAAACCGCGCGGCTGAGCGGCGACGGGTGAAGCCGGACCCGGGGCGTCGCTGACCCGGGTCCGGCCGGTCTGTCAGCCCTCGACCCGGTGCGTGGTCCAGAACGAGGTCAGGTCGGTGGTGGTCGCGGCCTGCGCGGCGGCCTTGAAGTCGGCGACCGTGCTGATGCCGTACCAGTGGGACTGGGCGTAGTTCAGCAGCATGGTCTGCATGGCGCTGGTGCCGATGAGGCGGCGCAGGTCGTGCAGCACGCACTTGCCGTAGGTGTAGACCACCGTGCTGTACCGGCTGGAGTGCGCGTCCCAGTACGCCATCGAGTTGGTGGTCTTCTCGGCGCTGCTCGCCCAGCTCACGCTGTTCCAGCAGTTCGTGCCGGTGACCCCGCGCTGGAGGTCGGTGGCGTAGTCGGTGAAGCCCTCGTCCAGCCACGGCACGGTGTACTCGTCGTCGCCGACGATGCCGTAGAACCACTGGTGGCCCAGCTCGTGGATGACCGGGGTGGCGCTGGCCTGCGACAGCACGATGCCCGGGTACTCCATGCCGCCGAACCAGAAGTTGTTGTGCAGGATCAGGTCGACCTCGCCGTACGGGTACGCCCCGAAGCGCGAGCCGTGCCCGTCCATCGCCGACGCCGCGGTGCTCTGCATGCTGGACGCGGTGCTGGCGGTGATGCCCGAGGTCCGGTACGTGTTGACCAGCACGCCGCCCGACGAGGTGGTGCTCGTCTTGACGAACGGCCCGGCCACCCAGGCGAACTCGCGCACGTTGTTGGCGGTCGCGGTGGTGACGGTGCGCCCGCTGCCGCCCGGCGCCTCGGTGGAGGTGCCGCTGGCCGGGGTGAGCACGGACGTGGGGTGGTCCAGGGTCACCGTGTAGTTGCTGGCCAGCTGGTAGAAGCTCTCACCGTTGTTGGTGTACGGGTCGAGGTGCCAGCCGGCGCCGTCGCGGACCGCGAGCACGGGGATCGCGTTGCCGATGAAGTTGTAGGACCCGTCGCGGCCGAACCGGTCGCTGCCGTCGGGCACCGCGATCGACACGTCGAAGCCGACCGTGCCGGACTGGCCCTGGGCCAGCGGCGCCGGCAGCGTGATCTTCAGCGCGGTGCAGGCGACCTCCAGGCTGCCCGCCGTGCCGCCGGTGACGTTGCTGACCTTGATCGGCTGCACCGACGGGCAGGTGCCGTGGTAGTTGTCCCACAGTCGCAGGTAGACCTCGCTCAGCGCGACCGACGACACGTTGGTGAAGCCGATGGTCTCGTGGCCGGTCCAGTTCGCGCCGGTCGCGTCGCTGGTCAGGTTCAGCGTGTATCCGGCGTTGGCGGGCGTGCGGGTGGGCGAGGAGGGGGTGCCCTCGGCCACGTCCAGCGCGACGTCGTCGATGGCGAAGCTGGTCTGGAGGCTGCTGTCCTCGACGCCGGTGAACAGCAGGTTCACCGTCTGCCCGGCGAACGCCGACACGTTGACCGTGCGCTGCTGGTATCCGGCGGCCTTGTTGAGGTTCGAGTACGACGCGACCGTGGTGGAGCCCAGCTGCACGCTCAGCGTGTCGTACGCGGTGCTCGTGGTGGTCTCGGCGGTGTCGATGTGCAGCCAGAACGTCAGGGTGGCCGAGTTGCAGCCCGCGGGCAGGACGACCGACTGCGACAGCGTCTTGGTGTTGGCGGATCCGACGCCGTTGAGGAACGCGTCGCGGGTGCCGGTGCGCGCGGGCTGGGCGGCGAACGTGCCGATCACGCCGGAGCTGCCGCCCCACGGCGTGGTGCCGGTCTCGAAGCCCGCGTTGCCGACGACCTGCGCCGGGGTGCAGGCCGCGTGGGCGGGGGTGGCGGTGAGCACACCGGTGGCGGCGGTCGCGATCAGCGCGAGGGCACCACCTGCGGCGATGCTTCGCAGAGCTCTTCGGAGCATGGAGGTCCTCCAGGTATGGGACACCGACGGGGTGTGTCGGTCGTGCCCGCGACGGACATTGTCGTCAATCTATGGGTCGGGGCAGGGCGGCACCATGAGGCGGCAGCGCGACACGCCGATACCTCCGCGAAGATGGCGGTTTGCCGCCAGCGTGCCCCCCACGCATGCGTCGGCACGCGTAGGTTGGGGCGGTGAGCACCGCGCTGCAGGAGCCGACGTTTCTGATCCTCTCCGCGCTGGCCGAAGGACCCCTGCACGGCTACGGCGTGATCCAGGAGGTCGACGCCCTCTCCGACGGCCGGGTGATCCTGCGCCCGGGCACCCTCTACGGCGCACTCGACCGCCTCGTCGACCAGCAGCTCGTCGCCGCCGCCGGCGAGGAGGTGGTCGACGGGCGGCTGCGCCGCTACTACCGCCTCACCGACTCCGGGGCCCAACTGCTCGACGCCGAAGTCCAGCGGATGACCAGCAACGCCCGCGCCGCGGCGGCCCGGCTGCGCCGCCGCGCCAAGGGCACCGCCGCCGCATGAGCGGCGGCGCGGCGGCCGATCCGCTGGAGCGTCGCTACCGGACGCTGCTGCGCGCGTACCCGCGCTGGTGGCGCGAGGAGCGCGGGGCCGAACTGCTGGCCACCCTGCTCGACGCCGCCCCGCCCGGCCGCCGCCGCCCGACCGCCGCCGACGCCGCCGACCTGCTGCGCAACGGGGCGCGCTGCCGCCTCGGCCTGTCCACCGACGACGGTCTCGACGAGGGTCTGGGCACCGCCGCGCCGGTCGCGCTGGCCCTGGCCGCGGGCGTCAGCGCGTTCCTGTGGTGGCGCATCGAGGGCTCCCCCGCAACGCCGGGCCGTCCCGCCACGCTCGGCCCCCTCGCGTACGCCGCCTGGCTGGTCGCGACCGCCGTGGTGGTGCTGGCTCCGGCGCGGGCCGGCCGGGCCGCGATCGGGGGCGCGCTCGCGGTGACCGCGCTGCTGCCGCTGCTCGCGCCGCTGACCCCGCTGCACCGGCCGCCGCTGTGGGTGCTCGCCGCACTGCTGTGCTTCGGCGCCCTGGCGCTGCCGGTGGCCGGGCGGGTCGACCGTCCCGGCAGCGGCGAGCTGCGCGCGGGCATCGCCGCCGGGGCCGTGGCCGTCGCGACCGGCGCCGACGTGGTGATGCGGGCCTGGCCCGGCCAGCACACCGCCTCCTACTACCAGCCGACCATCGCCCAGGTGGGCTGTGTCGTCGCCGCGGCCGTCGGCGCCCTGGCAGTCCGCACGCCGGTCCAGGGCGGTCTGACGCGGCACCCTCCGGCGCGGGCCGGGACGCCCGATCCGGCCGGAGACCTGAGCCCGGGCCGGACGCCGGGGCCGAGCGGGACGGCGCGGCCGACCGGGACGCCGGAGCGGGCCTGGCTCTGGGCGACGCTGCTGATCGGGTTGCCGGGAGCCTGGCTCGGGCCGGTCGACACCGGCACCTGGCGGGCCGCCGGGGAGCTGCCGAAGTTCGGGCGGCTGGCCGAGGTGCTGCTGGGCACGTGCATCGTGCTGCTGGGCATGGCCCGCCTGCGACGCCGCCGCGCGGGCGCCGACCGCGGCGGATCGTGGTCAGCCCCTGGCGAGGCCGGATCGGTCCTGATCGGGTACGCCGTCGGGCTGGTCGCGTTCGCGGGGCTGGTCGGGGCGGTGACCGCCCACGTGCTGGCCACTGCGGTGACGTGCCTGACCGCGGGCGGGGCGCTGGCGGCAGGCGGAGCGCCGAGCGCCGAGGGCGGGGTGGGGCGCCGGTGGACGGCCGCCGGGACGGCGGGGACGGTGACGCTGCTGGCGGCGTACGCGGTGGGGGTCTATTCCAACGACTGGAGCGTGACCGGCTGGCACCTGGCCCGCACCACCGGGCTGGCCGCGACCCTGGCCGTGGTGCCGCTCGCGGCGGCCGTGCACGCCGCGTGGGCGCACCGGCACGCCCTGCCCCGGGCAGCCGCGCTGGTCGCCGGGATCGGGGCGACCACCTGGCTGGCCTGGCTCACCCTGCCCGACCTGCCCGCCTGGGGCCCCGTCCCGCTGGTGCTGCTGGCCGCGGCCGCACTGACCCGCTTCCGCCACACCCCGCCCCGCCCCCGGCCCTGACACCCGCACACCGGCGAAGGCACAGTGCAGTTTCCCCGAAACTGCACGATACGAAGATCATCGTGCGGTCGCGGACCGTAGAGTGGCAGCGTGGGCCTGGTACACACGGTCGGCTTGGTGCTGCATCCGGAGCGGGACTCGGTGCCCGCGATCACCATGGTGATGGGCTGGGCCAGCCGCCGCGACGTGACCGTGCTCGGCCTGCCCGACGAGATCGACCGGATCGCGTGCGAGGCGGTGCCGGTGCCCGCCCAGGAGCTGGCCGAGCGGGCCGACCTGGTGGTGAGCCTGGGCGGCGACGGCACCATGCTGCGCTCGATGCGCCTGATCGCGGGCCGGTCGACGCCCGTGCTCGGCGTCAACCTCGGCCGGCTGGGCTTCCTGGCCGAGATCGACGTCGGCAACCTGCCCGCGGCGCTGTCGGCGATCGACAACCACCACTACGCGGTGGAGCCGCGGCTGGCGGTGCGCGCCACCCTGCCCGACGGGCGCGCGGTCACGGCGTTCAACGACATCGCGGTGGTACGGACCCCCGGCGACGGCCTGGCGGCGGTCGCGATCGAGATGCAGGAGCAGCCCTTCGTCCGGTACGCCGCCGACGCCGTCATCGTGGCCACGCCGACCGGCTCTACGGCGTACAGCTTCTCCGCGGGCGGCCCGATCGTCGCCCCGACCGTGCGCGCGATGCTGGTCACCGCGGCCGCGGCGCACTCGACGTTCAACCGGGCGCTGATCCTGCCCGCCGACGAGCGGCTGTGCCTGCGCCTGCTGCCGACGTGCGGGCGGCTGGCCGTCGAGGTGGACGGGCGGGTCGACGGGTTCGTCGGGGCCGGGGACCGGCTGACGGTCACCGCCGTCACCGACGCGGCGCAGGTGGTGCGGCTGGGGCACAGCACGTTCTACGAGCGGGCGCGGCGCAAGCTCCAGGTGCGCGGCAGCCTCGAAGTCGATTGACCGCATCGGACAATGGAGCCGTGCTGATCCGCAGAGAACGACCCGCCGACGTCGTCGCCATCCGCGACGTCACCACCGCCGCGTTCGCGCGACCGGACAGCCCTGCCCCGGCCGAGGCCAGGCTCGTGGACGAGCTGCGCGCCGACGGCGGCTGGCTGCCCGCGCTGTCGCTGGTCGCGGTCGCCCACGACGGAGCCATCATCGGGCACGTCCTGTGCACCCGGGCCCACGTCGGCGACGCGCCCGTGCTCGGGCTCGGGCCGCTGAGCGTGCGCCCCGACCACCAGCGCACCGGGGTCGGCAGCGCCCTCGTGCACACGGTGCTCGGTGCCGCCGACGCGCTCGACGAGCCGGTCGTGGTGCTGCTCGGCGACCACGGCTACTACCACCGCTTCGGCTTCCGCATCGCCTCCGGCCTGGGCATCACCCCGCCCGACCCCGAGTGGACGCCGCACTTCCAGGCCCGCCCGCTGCACGCGTACCATCGCGGGCTGGTCGGGCCGTTCGCCTACGCGGCGCCGTTCGACCGGCTCTGACCGACTACGATCATCCGGAAGACCTGTCACCGGAGGTGAGCGCGTGTCCGGACACCAGCACCCGACGGGCGCGACACCCTGGGGATGGACCGCGCCGCTGCGCAAGGCGGCCTCCCGGATCCGTCCCGGCGGGCACGACGTCCCCGACGAGCACGACCACGACCACGCCGACTGCGTCGTCGACTGCGCGGTGTACGTCGGCGGCCACCGCACCCCCGGCCGCTGCGGGTACGCCGACGCGCTCGCGCAGGTGCGGGCGCAGCGGGGCTCGTTCCTGTGGCTGGGGCTGCACCAGCCGACCGAGGCCGAGTTCGCCCCGATCGCGG is a window from the Catellatospora sp. TT07R-123 genome containing:
- a CDS encoding PadR family transcriptional regulator → MSTALQEPTFLILSALAEGPLHGYGVIQEVDALSDGRVILRPGTLYGALDRLVDQQLVAAAGEEVVDGRLRRYYRLTDSGAQLLDAEVQRMTSNARAAAARLRRRAKGTAAA
- a CDS encoding M1 family metallopeptidase, whose amino-acid sequence is MLRRALRSIAAGGALALIATAATGVLTATPAHAACTPAQVVGNAGFETGTTPWGGSSGVIGTFAAQPARTGTRDAFLNGVGSANTKTLSQSVVLPAGCNSATLTFWLHIDTAETTTSTAYDTLSVQLGSTTVASYSNLNKAAGYQQRTVNVSAFAGQTVNLLFTGVEDSSLQTSFAIDDVALDVAEGTPSSPTRTPANAGYTLNLTSDATGANWTGHETIGFTNVSSVALSEVYLRLWDNYHGTCPSVQPIKVSNVTGGTAGSLEVACTALKITLPAPLAQGQSGTVGFDVSIAVPDGSDRFGRDGSYNFIGNAIPVLAVRDGAGWHLDPYTNNGESFYQLASNYTVTLDHPTSVLTPASGTSTEAPGGSGRTVTTATANNVREFAWVAGPFVKTSTTSSGGVLVNTYRTSGITASTASSMQSTAASAMDGHGSRFGAYPYGEVDLILHNNFWFGGMEYPGIVLSQASATPVIHELGHQWFYGIVGDDEYTVPWLDEGFTDYATDLQRGVTGTNCWNSVSWASSAEKTTNSMAYWDAHSSRYSTVVYTYGKCVLHDLRRLIGTSAMQTMLLNYAQSHWYGISTVADFKAAAQAATTTDLTSFWTTHRVEG
- a CDS encoding GNAT family N-acetyltransferase; protein product: MLIRRERPADVVAIRDVTTAAFARPDSPAPAEARLVDELRADGGWLPALSLVAVAHDGAIIGHVLCTRAHVGDAPVLGLGPLSVRPDHQRTGVGSALVHTVLGAADALDEPVVVLLGDHGYYHRFGFRIASGLGITPPDPEWTPHFQARPLHAYHRGLVGPFAYAAPFDRL
- a CDS encoding NAD(+)/NADH kinase; the encoded protein is MGLVHTVGLVLHPERDSVPAITMVMGWASRRDVTVLGLPDEIDRIACEAVPVPAQELAERADLVVSLGGDGTMLRSMRLIAGRSTPVLGVNLGRLGFLAEIDVGNLPAALSAIDNHHYAVEPRLAVRATLPDGRAVTAFNDIAVVRTPGDGLAAVAIEMQEQPFVRYAADAVIVATPTGSTAYSFSAGGPIVAPTVRAMLVTAAAAHSTFNRALILPADERLCLRLLPTCGRLAVEVDGRVDGFVGAGDRLTVTAVTDAAQVVRLGHSTFYERARRKLQVRGSLEVD